The Mobula birostris isolate sMobBir1 chromosome 1, sMobBir1.hap1, whole genome shotgun sequence genome contains a region encoding:
- the LOC140195478 gene encoding XK-related protein 9-like, whose product MAVERNFDKCSFALTLLGFLLYLTDIGTDLWVAAVYLKDGHIVWCILVVSVMLVSAIILQSFSWSWYKDDENSSDGRHGPHARGCCSWFGVLHVFQMGVLLRFIEALKYGYKAAFKKEETTLFAIYSATDLSMLRLFEAFLEAAPQLVLQVFILLISVNRTYIQYVSVILSCMSISWATLDYYATLKKSLPDHPTLICGFPYLLYFFYKLLTLNARILLITLLTMIDIRFMIVYLFVSWLIMIICVCVQKTKFCSSKIQEGIYRAVVAIILVFTFFNIKDKNTRIIMSIYYAFRFVETVAVLAICWFLEYLIFVESYSLAVSFTIVFSLTLGIICLVLYYSCCHPTDTDFNHTDNAVQSPLSCDEIDGYSTEKNSTVILKNKNENSIMINSADTKSGNINYRIKKCLSI is encoded by the exons ATGGCAGTCGAGCGAAACTTTGACAAGTGCAGCTTTGCGCTGACCCTACTCGGATTTCTGCTGTACCTGACCGACATTGGGACCGATCTCTGGGTTGCTGCAGTGTACCTTAAAGACGGACACATTGTGTGGTGTATTCTGGTGGTGTCTGTGATGCTTGTCTCTGCTATAATCCTGCAGAGTTTCAGTTGGTCGTGGTACAAAGATGATGAGAACAGTTCAGATGGACGTCACGGTCCGCACGCCCGAGGCTGCTGTTCGTGGTTCGGTGTACTGCATGTTTTCCAGATGGGCGTGCTGCTACG GTTTATAGAGGCACTTAAATATGGATACAAGGCAGCATTCAAAAAAGAGGAGACCACCTTGTTTGCCATATACTCAGCTACAGATTTAAGCATGTTACGATTGTTTGAGGCATTTTTGGAAGCAGCACCTCAACTTGTTCTTCAGGTCTTCATTCTGCTGATATCGGTTAATAGAACATATATTCAGT ATGTGTCTGTGATTTTGTCATGCATGAGCATTTCATGGGCTACTTTGGACTACTATGCAACACTAAAGAAATCTTTACCTGACCACCCAACACTAATTTGTGGATTCCCTTATTTATTGTACTTCTTTTATAAGTTATTGACACTAAATGCAAGAATTTTGCTCATAACCCTTCTGACTATGATTGATATCAGATTTATGATTGTCTACTTGTTTGTTTCATGGCTGATCATGAtcatctgtgtctgtgtgcagaAGACCAAGTTTTGTTCATCCAAGATCCAGGAAGGCATTTACCGGGCAGTGGTTGCCATCATCTTAGTTTTCACCTTTTTCAATATAAAAGATAAGAACACGAGAATAATTATGTCCATCTATTATGCATTTAGATTTGTTGAAACTGTTGCAGTACTTGCCATCTGCTGGTTTCTGGAATATCTTATATTTGTTGAAAGCTACAGTCTCGCTGTTAGTTTTACCATTGTGTTCTCACTAACTCTAGGGATCATTTGTCTTGTATTGTACTACAGTTGTTGCCATCCAACTGATACAGACTTCAATCATACTGACAATGCAGTACAATCACCCCTATCTTGTGATGAAATTGATGGATACTCAACTGAAAAAAACTCAACAGTTATACTgaagaataaaaatgaaaatagcaTTATGATAAATTCAGCAGATACTAAATCTGGAAATATAAATTATAGAATAAAAAAATGTTTAAGTATTTAA